In Neorhizobium galegae, the following proteins share a genomic window:
- the hemN gene encoding oxygen-independent coproporphyrinogen III oxidase has translation MSAAIIEKYGDARLPRYTSYPTAPNFSADFDALDYPAWLKALPQGQPTSLYIHIPFCRSMCWYCGCHTTITERDRPILDYIEILHREIELLASARDDSFSVGEIHFGGGTPTIIRPEEFIALMNAFRNRLGFAGVVNAAVEIDPRTLTGEMAMALGESGVTRASLGVQSFDPKVQKAINRVQSVETTMDAVGHLRDNDINAINFDLIYGLPFQTVESCVETVEAAVSMRPDRLAVFGYAHIPSFKKHQRLIDEAALPDARERALQASAISDALVAAGYVRIGLDHFALPGDDLSLAQTEGRLHRNFQGYTTDACEALIGLGASSIGRLPQGYIQNEVPPGLYATRVSKGELPVAKGYRLTPEDRLRGDVIERLMCDFAVDIAALAAAHGFDADLLLRGNDRLDELERDGLIERRGGHIRVSEDHRFIVRAAASAFDAYLNKSGRSFSKAA, from the coding sequence ATGTCCGCAGCGATAATCGAGAAATATGGCGATGCACGGCTGCCGCGCTACACGAGCTATCCGACGGCTCCGAACTTCAGCGCGGATTTCGACGCCCTCGACTATCCGGCCTGGCTGAAGGCGTTGCCCCAAGGGCAGCCAACCTCGCTCTACATCCACATCCCCTTCTGTCGGTCGATGTGCTGGTATTGCGGCTGTCACACGACGATCACCGAGCGCGACAGGCCCATTCTCGACTATATCGAGATACTGCACCGGGAGATCGAGCTTCTGGCGTCCGCCAGGGACGACAGCTTCAGCGTCGGGGAAATCCACTTCGGCGGCGGCACGCCGACCATCATCAGGCCGGAGGAATTTATCGCGCTGATGAATGCGTTTCGCAACCGTCTCGGTTTCGCGGGCGTCGTCAATGCGGCGGTCGAAATCGATCCGCGAACCTTGACCGGCGAGATGGCGATGGCGCTCGGGGAGTCGGGCGTCACCCGCGCAAGCCTTGGCGTCCAGAGCTTCGATCCGAAGGTCCAGAAGGCGATCAACCGCGTTCAGAGCGTCGAGACGACGATGGATGCGGTCGGGCATCTTCGCGACAACGACATCAACGCGATCAACTTCGATCTCATCTACGGGCTGCCGTTTCAGACGGTCGAATCCTGTGTCGAGACCGTCGAAGCGGCCGTCAGCATGCGGCCGGACCGTCTTGCCGTCTTCGGTTACGCGCATATCCCGAGCTTCAAAAAGCACCAACGGCTCATCGACGAGGCGGCGCTTCCCGACGCGCGGGAGCGCGCGCTTCAGGCATCCGCGATATCGGACGCCCTGGTGGCGGCCGGTTATGTCAGAATCGGTCTCGATCATTTCGCGCTGCCCGGCGACGACCTCTCGCTTGCGCAGACCGAAGGTCGGCTGCACCGGAATTTCCAGGGGTACACGACGGATGCCTGCGAGGCGCTGATCGGGCTCGGCGCGTCCTCGATCGGCAGGTTGCCGCAGGGATATATCCAGAACGAGGTTCCCCCCGGCCTCTATGCGACCCGGGTGTCGAAAGGCGAACTGCCGGTCGCCAAGGGCTACCGCCTCACACCGGAGGATCGTTTGCGCGGCGACGTGATCGAAAGGCTGATGTGCGACTTTGCGGTAGACATCGCGGCGCTTGCCGCGGCGCACGGCTTCGATGCCGACCTTCTGCTGCGGGGCAACGATCGGCTCGATGAGCTTGAACGAGACGGCCTGATCGAGCGCCGGGGCGGGCATATCCGCGTCTCGGAGGATCACCGGTTCATCGTCAGAGCCGCAGCCTCTGCCTTCGATGCCTATCTGAACAAGAGCGGCAGGTCCTTCAGCAAGGCGGCATAG
- a CDS encoding DUF6522 family protein, producing MHIERDPNGDFILESGEIAGRFGLSRDEFRQRIRQGLVTSTVERGEAEDIGTSRLSVRLGNRLWRAVLNNEGEVQNEAVTFVRGRGRSSGS from the coding sequence ATGCATATCGAACGCGACCCGAACGGCGACTTTATCCTGGAATCCGGCGAGATCGCCGGTCGGTTCGGGCTGTCTCGCGATGAGTTCCGGCAGAGAATCCGCCAAGGTCTCGTGACGAGTACCGTGGAGCGCGGCGAAGCTGAGGACATCGGAACGTCCCGCCTGAGCGTTCGTCTCGGAAACCGCCTGTGGCGCGCCGTCCTGAACAACGAAGGCGAGGTTCAAAACGAAGCCGTGACCTTCGTTCGTGGGAGAGGCCGATCTAGCGGATCGTGA